Genomic segment of Miscanthus floridulus cultivar M001 unplaced genomic scaffold, ASM1932011v1 fs_815_3_4, whole genome shotgun sequence:
GTTGATTTAACTATCGTTGCCTGATCAATCTGAGTTTCAGATTTTCACTGACCTGTGGATGCCCTGTAGCAACTATTGGCGAGATCATGATACTGCGCTCTTCATTCTCAAACATTTGTATCGTGATATACCTGAGGATCCTCCAAGCGATGTCATTGAAAGGATGCCTGTTAAACTATTTTATGAGAGAAATCCAGTTGAGGAAGAAACACCCGTGACATTTTCAGATCATGCAGCAGTCAAGGAGTTCTGCAGAAAAGTGAGAGCTTACTCAAGAAAAACAGAGGAGGATGGCAgctgctaaagcctcttgatggTATGTGTACATGAGTATCGTTCTCATTTCCCCTTAGTCTTGTTGCGTACGTATTTTGGTTAGTTAATAACATCTCGCCTAGTTTTACTGTGCTGCTGAGGTACTTGTTTATTTGAATTTAAAATCAAGCTTAATCAGCAAATATCTGATTCAGAAAAAAGATGAGCAAATTGTGGGGGACTAGCAACTTACCATAACACGCAATACTCATTGGAACAACATGTGTGTGCGATGTGGGTGGGATCTTTTGCTTCGTTTGATTGAACACTAAAACACTAAACCATGTGCCTTTTTTTTTGCCCCCAGGTGTCATCTGATGGAAACCATGCTACGACCCCACGTTCCTCACCAAGCAGGAGTAAGATGCAGACATGGGAAGGAAGAACGATTCCATAAGATCGTGAGAGAACTCCACGAAATGTAGTTTCACACTTACACCAGAATTAGGGCACTTCTAGAATGTTGTACAGAGTACGGTCGGTCGGTTGCGGCAGGTTCCCTTTCTCGTTCCTATATTTAATGCAATGTTGTAAGTAGAGAGTCCGGCTGTAGTTTTGTGCATCTTGAATGTAATGCTGCCTGCTGAATTAGGCTCAAACGACAGCTTATAGCAATACCAAGCTGAAACGAAGGTCGCAACCGTTGCTTGCATCTTTTGCTTTTGCATTAAATATATTTGTGGGTTAGCAAGCAAACCCGCTTGCATCCCTAGTGCGGCAATTGCAAAGTGGCTTCAACTCATTCGCATAAGCGGTTGCACATTCTGCTAGGTTAACCTTCTACATTTTATACGATTGCGGCATGTCTAGCTTCTCATGCAAACCATAGTTTCAGAAAATGTAGGAAGTGCTGAAAACTACTTCAGGTTGTTGATCATAGGCTATCAGGTCAAAATACTCTGTACAAAAGAGACTTACGAGAGAGAAAATAACTTAACAATGCAAACAACTTAGGGCCTGTTTAAATGACAGTTTTTGAAAGTTGCGGTATCACAAAGCTGTAGTTTCTATAAGCCCAAGAGATACAAAACCATAATCTAAAAAGAAAGAGGCCATGAGTTCTGACAAgcacttttttttgaagaatgGCAAAAACACAGTTTTAGAAAACTAGATTTGATACTCCCTCCATACCAAAATAGATGTCATTCTCACATGAGTTTTGACAAAAGCACGGTTTTAGAAACTAGATTTGATACTCCCTACGTCCCAAAATAGATGTCATTCTCACTTCTTGAGAAGTCAACACTTTTATATAgagataatttataaaaaatatatagaaataatttataaaaaaaatatgctTCGATTTTTCAAcacttttatatataaaaaaaatcaaaatttataatatataattagtattattagatagatcgttgaatatactttctaATAAACTTatatagagatataaatattgcacgcaTTTTCTACAAACTTAATCATGCACGCATACCATAACGACTTTTTAGGACAGAGAGAGTATATCCAAACAGTGAGCAGGTTTTAAAAACCAAAGCATATTTTACAAAAACATTTGAAAATACTTTGCATCCAAACATGGCCTTATTTGGTACTACAGATCAAATAATAACTTGTACAACCATCGAACCATCATAATTCCACAGGCCACAGCTAATAGAATATACAGGACAAAATCGGTGAATATATGTAAGTTGCTACCAATGGATAAGCTATACAAAAAATCCTCAAAaacgaaaaaaaagaaaagataccATCTCAACAGACAACACTCACCGCCCACAACACTTACATGAGATGAGCATAACAATCTCAATCTATAAACACAGCACAGGGCACTGCATAATTCCAGCCACCGCATCTGCCAATGCCAACCCACAACAGTCAACAGGAACCCAATCACGATGATGGGTGTAAAAGGTGTCGCTTAATGTACActacaacaaaagaaaaaaaaaatcagaaggCTATCTCCTTGCTGAATTCCCATGTCTTTGGCTGCGGAAGTAGCTCAGAAGCGCTTGTGCCTGCACAACAAATAGCAAATCAGAGTTCGTCAAATCAGCATTAGCGCAGTGATTAAAAAAGTGTCTGCTGAATTTTCTAAACCTAAGAAATATAGCTTGTGGGAAGCTGCGAACCTTCTCTCTCGCCCGCGGTGTTCCTGACTGTGAAAGGGCGACTAGTGGGGGCACTGCGCCCTCTTGAAGAACTATACTGCAAAATCTGTTGCTGTTTGTACAGAGCTGAAGCAAGGCGGCCGCAGCATTCTCCTTCCCTCTTGCAGAACCCAACTCAACAACTTCAACAAGGGCTGGAATGCCACGTGCCTGCCCAATCGCATTCCTTCCTTCTGGTATCGTAGCGAGGTTTGCCAACACAGCCACAGCTTTGTCGACCATCCCAGCAGCAGGATCCATAAGCTCAACCAGGTGCCTCACAGCATCAGCTTGCACGATGCGAGCTTTATTCTCATGAAGAATAGACAGATTAAACAATGCAGTAGCTGCATCTTTCTTTCCTCGAGGGGTGCCATTTCCTAGCAAGTCTACTAGAGGCTTGATGGCACCAGATCGTCCAATCTTCACTTTATTTTCTTCAATAACCGAGAGACTGAAAAGAGTAGCTGCTGAATTCTCTTTAGCTTCAGGGTTCCCAGTCTCAAGGACATGAATGAGAGGATCGACAGCAAAAGCATTTGCAATAGCAATTTTGTTGTTGTCATTGATCGACAAATTCAAAAGAGCAGTCACAGCATGTTCTTGGGTTTTGGCATCTGGTGAATGAAGAAGACTAACCAGCAAGTTTACAGCCCCACAGTTTGCAATGACAATCCTATTCTCCATGTTGTGCTTAGCTAGAGAACGAAGATCTGATGCTGCTGATCTCTGAACATCTATAGAATCACttttcaaatcatcaatcagcttCCGAACCTGATTCTCAATGGCAGAGAGATCACTCCGTGCATCCATCGTTGAGGAAGATATAATTCTGGGGAAACCCCTATCTGATGGTTGCCGCCTGATGAATTGTCCTCTAGTACCCAATCTTGGAGGGATTAAATGTTCCCTTTGAGGAACAGAAGAGGCTACAGGCGCACCACCACCATCTGTAACCTCTCCAGATGCATCGCTACTGTAATTTGTCCTATCACTTGGAACCCTTGTAACCCCATTGTCACATTCCCCATCAAGTTGACCACTATTTGGAAGACTACCATTTAATGAAGAACTAGCCAAGTTGTCCTGCAGATCCCTATCCAAATTAGAAGATTGAAATGCTTCCTCCGTAGAATGCCCTGACATTTGTCCAATCGAACCACCACGCCTTCCTTCCAAACTAGACTCTCTTGCTTCCGAACTTGCAAGAGATAACCTTGAAACATCTGGTGCAGAACCATTTGCATTTTCTGAAGTTTGACTTGTCGAGACGTCATGACCAGGACGGTTTGCATGCACATGAGAATTCTGATTGGCCAAACTATGGGGAGGAGATGCTCCATTCAAGTTTCTCAAATACACATCAGCTTCTGGGGACCCAGGAATATTAGCCCTTGACACAACACTAGGATGTAGAGGGCTGCCATCTGCAGCACTCGAATCCTGAAGGGAGGAGGCAGCAGAAGGAAAGTTCAACTTCAATGATTTCATAGGATCAGGAAGCTTGATGTCATGCGATTCACACCAGTTAGCTATCAGAGCCTTCACAGTATAATTAGGTATTAAATTGGAGTGGCCAAGTCTTTGGCGTGTTTTTGGGCAGATAGTAAAACCCtcatcaagccataacttgatatAAACCCGCTCATAGGTCTGTCCAGACGCTACAATAACAGGATCAGACATCAGCTCCAAGGAAAGGGGACAACAAAAATCAGCAGGAATAGGCACCCCATTGATGCTAAGCTGTTGTTTTTCCCTGAGAAGATGGTCATGCATATAGTTGACCAGTGGAATCATCTGCTCAGCTAGCTCCAGTTCTTCACGATTCTCACTGCGTAGTGCCCTTGTCCTGAGATTCTCAAGGGAAACAGATTCCATGTATAATTCCATGTTTGTTGACAAGCTCAACAAACTTGACAGTTTCAACAGATTCTCAGAACCCACTGCATTTGTCTCTGCAAGTTCCATGGCAACCTCCTTAACCAGATCAAACATGTGCTCATAATTGATGTCCTGGAGTTTCTACAAAAGAGTAGAAAATCATAGATGAGTTAGATTGGGTGCGGAAGAAAAATTAGGGTCACAAACAGAAATCTATACCTatgtctatatctatatatattagCCCCACTAGCTTTCAATCTCAACATGCAGGCTATCCACATCATAAGCTATCCACGTCATCCCCCACTAGGTGCAATTACTATATTCAATCAATAAAAAATGCAAGGCATCCAAATAATGTTATTTGTTTTGCCATTCCATCATCTTATAATTTGATCGAATATTCTATTAGTTTTTTTATTGGATTCTTTCATTACATTGCCTAATTTTGACCAGAACTGATGCAAGAACATGTAGATCC
This window contains:
- the LOC136533221 gene encoding U-box domain-containing protein 4-like, which gives rise to MDNLYPSTLLNSISCLGALTSDVSTVRPKPIQKYCKNVYDISSIVNPLVEDLCKSPEEQLNEVLKDLDTAVNEASGLIGNWHQTTSKVYFGWQIESVISDIQGCSLQLCQLVNSLLPSLTGRACTCIEKLQDINYEHMFDLVKEVAMELAETNAVGSENLLKLSSLLSLSTNMELYMESVSLENLRTRALRSENREELELAEQMIPLVNYMHDHLLREKQQLSINGVPIPADFCCPLSLELMSDPVIVASGQTYERVYIKLWLDEGFTICPKTRQRLGHSNLIPNYTVKALIANWCESHDIKLPDPMKSLKLNFPSAASSLQDSSAADGSPLHPSVVSRANIPGSPEADVYLRNLNGASPPHSLANQNSHVHANRPGHDVSTSQTSENANGSAPDVSRLSLASSEARESSLEGRRGGSIGQMSGHSTEEAFQSSNLDRDLQDNLASSSLNGSLPNSGQLDGECDNGVTRVPSDRTNYSSDASGEVTDGGGAPVASSVPQREHLIPPRLGTRGQFIRRQPSDRGFPRIISSSTMDARSDLSAIENQVRKLIDDLKSDSIDVQRSAASDLRSLAKHNMENRIVIANCGAVNLLVSLLHSPDAKTQEHAVTALLNLSINDNNKIAIANAFAVDPLIHVLETGNPEAKENSAATLFSLSVIEENKVKIGRSGAIKPLVDLLGNGTPRGKKDAATALFNLSILHENKARIVQADAVRHLVELMDPAAGMVDKAVAVLANLATIPEGRNAIGQARGIPALVEVVELGSARGKENAAAALLQLCTNSNRFCSIVLQEGAVPPLVALSQSGTPRAREKAQALLSYFRSQRHGNSARR